The following coding sequences are from one Nicotiana tabacum cultivar K326 chromosome 1, ASM71507v2, whole genome shotgun sequence window:
- the LOC107783263 gene encoding ylmG homolog protein 2, chloroplastic isoform X2 has product MPKYTFLSGRYSISMTCSNSSIVDLEASVSSGTTKDFGTPKSSSLFVECSSCSLGRSGLVHSRSYQNLGNLSHHSFAAVLPGDSVAGIVVANGIINFLNIYNSLLVARLVLTWFPNAPPAIVSPLSTLCDPYLNIFRGIIPPLGGTLDLSPILAFLVLNAFTSTASALPAELPSTTRRASSDTPPHAPVFNLTTSQKKWMRRLVGNKSKTADGES; this is encoded by the exons atgcccaagtatacctttctgTCTGGTAGATACTCAATCAGTATGACCTGTTCCAATTCCTCGATCGTTGACTTGGAGGCATCAGTATCATCAGGTACTACGAAGGACTTCGGGACTCCGAAATCATCTTCCTTGTTCGTTGAGTGTTCCTCCTGTTCTCTGGGCCGATCGGGATTG GTACACAGCAGGAGTTACCAGAACTTGGGTAATCTGTCCCATCACAGTTTCGCGGCTGTCTTGCCTGGTGACTCAGTTGCAGGAATTGTCGTTGCAAATGGAATTATAAATTTCTTGAACATCTACAACTCGTTGCTGGTTGCCAGGCTTGTTTTAACCTGGTTCCCAAATGCTCCTCCTGCCATTGTCAGTCCCCTCAG CACTCTATGTGACCCATACTTGAATATATTCCGCGGGATTATTCCACCACTTGGAGGGACCCTGGATCTTTCGCCAATATTGGCATTTCTCGTTTTGAATGCCTTCACCAGCACTGCATCTGCACTTCCTGCTGAACTTCCATCGACAACTAGGAGAGCATCATCAGATACTCCACCTCATGCACCAGTTTTTAATCTTACAACATCACAAAAGAAATGGATGAGGAGACTTGTTGGAAACAAGTCAAAGACTGCTGATGGTGAAAGTTAA
- the LOC107783263 gene encoding ylmG homolog protein 2, chloroplastic isoform X1, producing MVAQSSSKMADVKPNCVVSNCIISLPFSTPPFVQPPFLKQLPKSNLQLLNMAQEASSNAFLHFHNSIVSTAAKCLKLLHSVVSPHHPLFSKFLSFSSHFQDFCQVHSRSYQNLGNLSHHSFAAVLPGDSVAGIVVANGIINFLNIYNSLLVARLVLTWFPNAPPAIVSPLSTLCDPYLNIFRGIIPPLGGTLDLSPILAFLVLNAFTSTASALPAELPSTTRRASSDTPPHAPVFNLTTSQKKWMRRLVGNKSKTADGES from the exons ATGGTTGCtcaatcttcttcaaaaatgGCTGACGTAAAGCCAAATTGCGTGGTATCAAACTGTATAATTTCACTACCCTTCTCAACTCCACCATTTGTTCAACCTCCATTCCTCAAACAACTCCCCAAATCAAATCTTCAGCTGTTAAACATGGCACAAGAAGCTTCATCAAATGCCTTTCTTCATTTTCACAACTCCATAGTCTCCACCGCTGCGAAATGTCTTAAATTACTGCATTCTGTTGTTTCCCCTCATCATCCCCTTTTCAGCAAATTCCTATCTTTCTCTTCCCATTTCCAAGATTTCTGCCAG GTACACAGCAGGAGTTACCAGAACTTGGGTAATCTGTCCCATCACAGTTTCGCGGCTGTCTTGCCTGGTGACTCAGTTGCAGGAATTGTCGTTGCAAATGGAATTATAAATTTCTTGAACATCTACAACTCGTTGCTGGTTGCCAGGCTTGTTTTAACCTGGTTCCCAAATGCTCCTCCTGCCATTGTCAGTCCCCTCAG CACTCTATGTGACCCATACTTGAATATATTCCGCGGGATTATTCCACCACTTGGAGGGACCCTGGATCTTTCGCCAATATTGGCATTTCTCGTTTTGAATGCCTTCACCAGCACTGCATCTGCACTTCCTGCTGAACTTCCATCGACAACTAGGAGAGCATCATCAGATACTCCACCTCATGCACCAGTTTTTAATCTTACAACATCACAAAAGAAATGGATGAGGAGACTTGTTGGAAACAAGTCAAAGACTGCTGATGGTGAAAGTTAA